The following coding sequences are from one Luteolibacter arcticus window:
- a CDS encoding DNA-directed RNA polymerase subunit alpha, protein MSATKLARFELPNRLVKHEDTATETYAQFTAEPFERGYGHTLGNSLRRVLLGSLEGAAITSVRIAGVQHEFSSLPGVVEDVTDIVLNLKKVKFAHHDKEPRILTIKIEKEGVVTAGDIQGDNIYDVVNKDQVICTLDKKVKFDCEFEVRVGRGFFTGDENKRKDQPIGVIAIDSIFSPVTRVKYAVDTTRVGQMTDYDKLVLDIWTDGRITPQDALLQASAILRHHLDVFVNYDENAVDFEEAPTESNEENAALKKLLNMSVNEIELSVRAANCLNNANITSVGQLAMKSEAEMLKYRNFGKKSLNEIKDKLSELGLGLGMSLDPSLLSGPVPAVRGPRLGVEEEAPVGLADLIAQNLDD, encoded by the coding sequence ATGTCCGCCACGAAACTTGCTCGATTCGAGCTTCCTAACCGCCTCGTCAAGCACGAGGACACCGCGACCGAGACCTACGCCCAGTTCACCGCCGAGCCTTTCGAGCGTGGCTACGGGCACACCCTTGGCAACTCGCTCCGCCGCGTGCTGCTCGGCTCCCTGGAAGGTGCCGCCATCACTTCCGTCCGCATCGCCGGCGTGCAGCATGAATTCTCCAGCCTCCCGGGCGTGGTGGAAGATGTCACCGACATCGTCCTGAACCTGAAGAAGGTCAAATTCGCCCACCACGACAAGGAGCCCCGCATCCTGACGATCAAGATCGAGAAGGAAGGCGTGGTCACCGCCGGTGACATCCAAGGCGACAACATTTACGACGTGGTTAATAAAGACCAGGTCATCTGCACCCTCGACAAGAAGGTGAAGTTCGATTGCGAGTTCGAGGTCCGCGTCGGACGCGGCTTCTTCACTGGCGACGAGAACAAGCGCAAGGACCAGCCGATCGGCGTCATCGCCATCGACTCGATCTTCTCCCCGGTCACCCGCGTGAAGTACGCGGTCGATACCACCCGCGTCGGCCAGATGACCGACTACGACAAGCTGGTGCTGGATATCTGGACCGACGGCCGCATCACCCCGCAGGACGCCCTCCTGCAGGCCTCCGCGATCCTCCGCCACCACCTCGACGTCTTCGTCAACTACGACGAGAACGCCGTGGACTTCGAGGAAGCGCCGACCGAGTCCAACGAGGAGAACGCCGCGCTCAAGAAGCTTCTCAACATGAGCGTCAACGAGATCGAGCTTTCGGTCCGTGCCGCCAACTGCCTCAACAACGCGAACATCACGTCCGTCGGCCAGCTGGCCATGAAGTCGGAAGCGGAGATGCTCAAGTACCGCAACTTCGGCAAGAAGTCGCTTAACGAGATCAAGGACAAGCTTTCCGAACTCGGCCTCGGCCTCGGAATGTCCCTCGATCCCTCCCTCCTCTCCGGCCCGGTGCCGGCCGTTCGCGGCCCGCGCCTGGGTGTCGAAGAAGAAGCCCCGGTGGGTCTTGCCGACCTGATCGCCCAGAATCTAGACGACTAA
- a CDS encoding autotransporter outer membrane beta-barrel domain-containing protein — MKYQLPSIMPLCCTLLALAAITPVALAGGKGPDPEPEPEPEVDFDTGFLVASGIGNAALTTARTATRDVGDRLFAMRAGIRPMEETVQAEAAAADPKGGMSKSPITRTTSHLRCWEIYGSLYYYTEEQDAQSGFVPGVVGGPAGGLVPIHPSTDVDIFGGNIGIERHFTENWSAGLALGLANTDVDMTFAGSSDADTFSVTPYISYFRADAFGTADYWADLMYSHGFHDFDIQRLTGLGLASGSPDADTDQLEFTTGVNFGSGSVVHGPYGGLRWIDGSVDSYTEVGPGGGFFPEQDIESLASTLGYQLSFPIRLSRGTLVPQLRGAWEHEFEDDGNTIFGVPLGERDEDVAVLGAGIGYYCSSGWNAVLDYEARLSSNIEGHYVSLKIGKEF, encoded by the coding sequence ATGAAATACCAACTACCCTCCATCATGCCGCTGTGCTGCACTTTGCTAGCACTTGCAGCGATCACTCCCGTCGCCCTTGCGGGAGGCAAAGGACCAGATCCAGAGCCGGAGCCAGAGCCGGAGGTCGACTTCGACACCGGGTTCCTTGTTGCTTCGGGCATCGGGAATGCGGCGCTGACCACCGCCCGCACCGCGACCCGTGACGTCGGCGACCGCCTGTTCGCCATGCGTGCCGGCATTCGCCCGATGGAAGAGACCGTGCAGGCCGAGGCCGCTGCCGCCGATCCCAAGGGCGGCATGTCCAAGAGCCCGATCACCCGGACCACCAGCCACCTGCGCTGCTGGGAGATCTACGGATCGCTCTACTACTACACCGAGGAACAGGACGCCCAATCTGGCTTCGTCCCCGGAGTCGTAGGAGGTCCTGCTGGCGGTCTGGTGCCGATCCACCCGAGCACGGACGTCGATATCTTCGGCGGGAACATCGGCATCGAGCGTCATTTCACGGAGAACTGGAGCGCCGGTCTGGCCCTGGGCCTCGCGAACACCGACGTGGACATGACCTTCGCCGGTAGCAGCGACGCTGACACCTTTTCGGTCACTCCCTACATTTCCTACTTCCGGGCCGATGCCTTCGGGACCGCCGACTACTGGGCGGACCTGATGTATTCGCACGGCTTCCATGACTTCGACATCCAGCGGTTGACGGGCCTGGGCCTCGCCTCCGGCTCGCCGGATGCGGATACCGACCAACTGGAATTCACGACCGGTGTGAACTTCGGGTCGGGCAGCGTGGTTCATGGCCCCTACGGCGGCCTGCGCTGGATCGACGGCTCGGTCGACTCCTACACCGAAGTCGGCCCGGGAGGCGGCTTCTTCCCGGAGCAAGACATCGAGTCGCTGGCCAGCACGCTCGGCTACCAGCTTTCGTTCCCGATTCGCCTGAGCCGCGGCACGCTGGTGCCGCAGCTTCGCGGCGCGTGGGAGCACGAGTTTGAAGACGACGGCAATACCATCTTCGGCGTGCCGCTCGGTGAGCGCGACGAGGATGTCGCCGTGCTGGGAGCCGGTATCGGCTACTACTGCAGCAGCGGCTGGAATGCGGTGCTCGACTACGAGGCCCGCCTCAGCAGCAACATCGAGGGACACTACGTCTCGCTGAAGATC
- a CDS encoding cryptochrome/photolyase family protein, translating to MASPYRLALHWHRRDLRILDNTALHHAAAGAEAVVPVYLLSNWRKEHLWTGEKRQAFLCRCLKSLGANLETIGGRLVIRCGRAATELEKLAKETGADAIFYNRDPDPFGGAAEKEVEAMALRLGIACYGHDDVALHTPEEILTQDGKPYRVYTPYSKNWLSQEKPQPLPKPRSLNTPPGISSLPLPDNAHWGWAESEADLIEAGERAAHQRLKTALASRLGNYGETRDFPAVPGTSRLSQDLRFGLLSPRTIYAKSAAALGETLSTPARSGIEKYIKELAWREFYLAILWHFPNVLEEEFNPDWRGLGWAEPDGKFEAWKQGLTGFPIVDAGMRELLATGFMHNRVRMISAMFLTKDLHIDWRLGEHHFMQHLLDGEIASNNGGWQWSAGTGADAAPYFRIQNPWTQAKRYDPDGTYMKRWLPELAKVPVDALFAPPKDGHPLAPGYPLPCVDHATERDRTLAIFKKHRQR from the coding sequence ATGGCCTCCCCCTACCGTCTTGCGCTCCACTGGCACCGTCGCGACTTGCGAATTCTCGATAATACGGCTCTGCACCACGCAGCGGCCGGCGCAGAAGCTGTGGTCCCGGTTTACCTCCTGAGTAATTGGAGGAAAGAGCACCTGTGGACCGGGGAAAAACGGCAGGCGTTCCTCTGCCGCTGTCTAAAGTCGCTGGGGGCGAATCTGGAAACCATCGGCGGCCGTCTGGTCATTCGCTGCGGGAGGGCAGCAACGGAGCTGGAAAAATTGGCAAAAGAGACCGGCGCGGACGCGATTTTTTACAATCGCGACCCTGATCCCTTCGGCGGAGCTGCCGAAAAGGAGGTCGAGGCGATGGCATTGCGGCTCGGAATCGCCTGCTACGGCCACGACGACGTCGCCCTGCACACCCCGGAGGAAATCCTGACCCAAGACGGGAAGCCGTATCGGGTCTACACCCCCTACAGCAAGAACTGGCTGTCGCAGGAGAAGCCGCAGCCACTGCCCAAGCCGCGCTCGCTGAACACCCCGCCGGGGATTTCCTCGCTGCCCCTGCCCGACAATGCCCACTGGGGATGGGCGGAGTCGGAGGCCGACCTGATAGAGGCCGGCGAACGGGCAGCCCACCAGCGTCTGAAGACCGCCTTGGCCAGCCGGCTGGGTAATTACGGGGAAACCCGCGACTTCCCCGCCGTGCCCGGGACCTCCCGGCTGTCGCAGGATCTCCGTTTCGGCCTGCTCTCGCCGCGGACGATTTATGCGAAATCCGCCGCCGCCCTTGGGGAAACCCTCTCCACCCCGGCGCGGTCGGGAATCGAGAAGTACATCAAGGAGCTGGCGTGGCGGGAGTTCTACCTGGCGATCCTCTGGCACTTCCCGAACGTGCTGGAGGAAGAGTTCAACCCCGACTGGCGCGGACTCGGGTGGGCGGAGCCGGACGGGAAGTTCGAGGCCTGGAAACAGGGACTCACCGGTTTTCCCATCGTCGATGCCGGGATGCGCGAGCTGCTTGCCACCGGCTTCATGCACAATCGCGTGCGGATGATCTCCGCCATGTTCCTCACAAAGGACCTCCACATCGACTGGCGGCTGGGCGAACACCACTTCATGCAGCACCTCCTGGACGGCGAGATCGCCTCGAACAACGGCGGCTGGCAATGGAGCGCCGGCACCGGGGCCGATGCCGCACCGTATTTCCGCATCCAGAACCCGTGGACCCAGGCGAAACGCTACGATCCGGACGGCACCTACATGAAGCGCTGGCTCCCGGAACTGGCCAAGGTGCCGGTGGACGCGCTCTTCGCTCCGCCGAAAGACGGCCACCCCCTCGCCCCGGGCTACCCCCTCCCCTGCGTCGATCACGCCACCGAGCGCGACCGCACGCTAGCGATTTTCAAGAAGCACCGGCAGCGCTGA
- a CDS encoding nuclear transport factor 2 family protein has translation MSENNKATLTKANLAITQGDHEGFLSFCTEDTEWNFLGERTLKGKETVREWMATAYVEPPKFKVTQLIADGDFVAALGEITLKDAEGKEADHSYCDVWRFRDGKICELKAFVIKTSPDAGPESK, from the coding sequence ATGTCGGAAAACAACAAGGCGACCTTAACGAAGGCGAATTTGGCGATCACCCAGGGGGATCATGAAGGCTTCCTGTCGTTCTGCACCGAGGATACCGAATGGAACTTCTTGGGCGAAAGGACGCTTAAAGGGAAAGAGACTGTTCGGGAGTGGATGGCAACGGCGTATGTCGAGCCGCCGAAGTTCAAGGTGACCCAGTTGATCGCGGATGGTGATTTCGTCGCGGCGCTGGGTGAGATCACCCTCAAGGATGCGGAGGGGAAGGAGGCCGATCACTCCTATTGCGACGTCTGGCGCTTCCGTGACGGCAAGATTTGCGAGTTGAAGGCCTTTGTGATCAAGACGTCCCCGGATGCTGGCCCGGAATCAAAGTGA
- the rplQ gene encoding 50S ribosomal protein L17 — MRHRRNTTKLKRTAAHRRSLLANLACSLIEHGSIRTTLAKAKALRPVAEKMIGLGKRGDLHARRQAVAFLRQKDIAKKLFDEVAPLSKDRPGGYCRITKLGPRMTDSAPMAVIEWVDQPAEVETVDAPEEAAAEPTPVVAEAPAAEEAEAKPAKKKATKKAKAEADAE, encoded by the coding sequence ATGAGACATCGCCGCAATACCACCAAGCTCAAGCGCACCGCCGCCCACCGGCGCTCGCTGCTTGCAAACCTCGCCTGCAGCCTGATTGAGCACGGCAGCATCCGCACCACGCTCGCCAAGGCCAAGGCCCTGCGCCCCGTAGCCGAAAAGATGATCGGTCTCGGCAAGCGTGGCGACCTGCACGCCCGCCGTCAGGCCGTCGCCTTCCTCCGCCAGAAGGACATCGCCAAGAAGCTCTTCGACGAGGTCGCCCCTCTGTCGAAGGACCGTCCGGGCGGCTACTGCCGGATCACCAAGCTCGGGCCACGCATGACCGACTCCGCTCCGATGGCCGTCATCGAGTGGGTCGACCAGCCTGCCGAAGTCGAAACCGTGGACGCTCCTGAAGAAGCGGCCGCCGAACCGACCCCGGTCGTCGCTGAAGCGCCCGCCGCCGAGGAAGCCGAAGCCAAGCCGGCCAAGAAGAAGGCCACCAAAAAGGCAAAGGCCGAAGCCGACGCCGAGTAA
- a CDS encoding YybH family protein, translating to MESPTGPEEQSIREVHSTWIDAVNAGDLGCLLSLMADDAVFLYPGQEPFGREGFSANFGNAHQQLRIDCTSELEEVVVVGEVAYTRSRDALSVTQRSGGAATLLAGHRITIYREQPDGRWILVRGAHTLSPVEK from the coding sequence ATGGAGTCGCCCACGGGACCTGAGGAACAGAGCATCCGCGAGGTGCATTCGACTTGGATCGATGCGGTGAATGCCGGCGATCTTGGCTGCTTGCTCAGCTTGATGGCGGACGATGCGGTGTTTCTCTATCCGGGCCAGGAGCCGTTCGGGCGGGAGGGTTTTTCCGCCAATTTCGGGAACGCCCACCAGCAGCTTCGGATCGATTGCACCAGCGAGCTGGAAGAGGTCGTGGTGGTCGGCGAAGTCGCTTACACGCGGAGCCGGGACGCTTTGTCCGTGACTCAACGCTCGGGAGGGGCGGCAACGCTGCTCGCCGGGCATCGAATCACGATCTACCGCGAACAGCCCGACGGTCGCTGGATCTTGGTCCGCGGTGCCCACACCTTGTCGCCGGTGGAGAAGTGA
- the menB gene encoding 1,4-dihydroxy-2-naphthoyl-CoA synthase, translating to MWSPVCEFKDIRFETTDKGQIAKITINRPEVRNAFRPQTVKELLKAFEMAHEDPQVGVIILTGEGPDAFCSGGDQKVRGHAGYIGSDGVPRLNVLDLQKKIRSLPKPVVAMVAGYAIGGGHVLHIVCDLTIAADNARFGQTGPKVGSFDGGLGSSYLARIVGQKKAREIWYLCRQYDAKQALDMGLVNTVVPLADLEKETLQWCREMLQHSPLALRCLKSALNADCDGQMGLLDLAGNATLLYYMSEEAKEGKQAFIEKRQPDFSKFPRVP from the coding sequence ATGTGGAGCCCCGTTTGCGAATTCAAGGACATCCGTTTTGAGACCACCGACAAGGGTCAGATCGCCAAGATCACGATCAATCGCCCGGAGGTGCGCAATGCCTTCCGGCCGCAGACGGTGAAGGAGCTGCTCAAGGCCTTCGAGATGGCGCATGAGGATCCGCAGGTCGGCGTCATCATCCTGACCGGCGAGGGGCCGGATGCCTTTTGCTCCGGCGGCGACCAGAAGGTCCGCGGGCATGCCGGCTATATCGGCAGCGATGGCGTGCCGCGCCTCAATGTGCTCGACCTTCAGAAGAAGATTCGCAGCTTGCCGAAACCGGTGGTGGCGATGGTGGCCGGCTACGCGATCGGCGGCGGCCATGTCCTTCACATCGTCTGCGATCTCACGATCGCGGCGGACAATGCCCGCTTCGGCCAGACCGGCCCGAAGGTCGGTTCCTTCGATGGCGGGCTCGGGTCCAGCTACCTCGCCCGCATCGTAGGCCAGAAGAAGGCGCGCGAGATCTGGTACCTGTGCCGCCAATATGATGCGAAGCAGGCGCTCGACATGGGGCTGGTGAATACCGTGGTACCACTGGCTGACCTGGAGAAGGAGACGCTGCAATGGTGCCGCGAGATGCTCCAGCACTCGCCGCTGGCGCTGCGCTGCCTGAAGTCCGCGCTGAATGCCGACTGCGACGGCCAGATGGGCCTGCTTGATCTCGCGGGGAATGCCACGCTGCTCTATTACATGAGCGAGGAGGCCAAGGAGGGCAAACAGGCCTTCATCGAGAAGCGGCAGCCCGACTTTTCCAAGTTCCCGCGGGTGCCTTGA
- a CDS encoding alpha/beta fold hydrolase, with amino-acid sequence MKGTLWCLHGAVGQAADWQGFAVPGWSVKRVDLWRFLACCPMSLPEFGRALNAEAAAGSGREMVDGRWQMADELARGAARSMVEPSAGEGLSSTIHDLPSAISRNVLVGYSMGGRLALQALLAGGPWDAAVLVAPHPGLESEKEREARRGSDAAWGSKALSGEWAEFLEAWNAQPVLAASSARSLLSVHYRREVARSFIDWSLGAQEPLWDELGEIDCPVLWCTGEQDAKFTALGERAVPLMNEGELWVAPGAGHRVPWDAPEAFGQRVGEFLERVLS; translated from the coding sequence GTGAAGGGAACGTTGTGGTGCCTGCACGGGGCGGTCGGCCAAGCGGCGGACTGGCAGGGCTTTGCCGTGCCGGGGTGGAGCGTGAAGCGGGTGGATCTGTGGCGTTTCCTCGCCTGCTGTCCGATGTCGCTGCCGGAGTTCGGGCGGGCGTTGAATGCGGAAGCGGCCGCGGGGAGCGGCAGGGAGATGGTAGATGGCAGATGGCAGATGGCAGATGAGCTGGCGCGCGGGGCTGCTCGGAGCATGGTGGAGCCTTCGGCTGGCGAAGGCCTTTCATCTACTATCCACGATCTGCCATCTGCGATCTCCAGAAACGTGCTGGTCGGCTACTCGATGGGGGGGCGGCTTGCGTTGCAGGCACTGCTGGCTGGCGGGCCGTGGGATGCGGCGGTGCTGGTCGCGCCGCATCCGGGGCTGGAGTCGGAGAAGGAACGTGAGGCGCGGCGGGGGAGCGATGCGGCGTGGGGGAGCAAGGCGCTGTCGGGGGAGTGGGCGGAGTTTCTGGAAGCGTGGAATGCGCAGCCGGTGCTGGCGGCTTCGAGCGCGCGATCGCTGCTTTCCGTGCATTATCGCCGGGAGGTGGCGCGGAGCTTTATCGACTGGTCGCTGGGGGCGCAGGAGCCGCTTTGGGACGAGCTCGGGGAGATCGATTGCCCGGTGCTGTGGTGCACGGGCGAGCAGGACGCGAAATTCACGGCGCTCGGTGAGCGTGCGGTTCCCCTTATGAACGAGGGCGAATTGTGGGTGGCGCCGGGTGCGGGGCACCGGGTGCCGTGGGATGCGCCGGAGGCCTTCGGGCAGCGGGTCGGGGAATTTCTTGAGCGGGTCCTCTCCTGA